AGCGGGGTCTGCGCGCGGCTCCTGGCACCGTCACGGCGAACACGCACTTCTTCCAGGCGGGCGGTGACTCGCTGGGCGTGGCGCACGTGCTGGCCCAGGTGGAGGAGGACTTCGGCGTGTCGCTGCCGTCGCGCCGCGTGTACTCGCACCCCACGCCCCAGCTGCTCCTGGCCTTCTGCGAGGCCGGCGCGGTCCCGGCCGAAGCGGGCCCTCAAGGCGTGCGCGCCACGCTGCTGACCGACGCGCGGTCCGCGGCCCTGCCCCGGCTCACGGCTCCCGTGCTCGTCACGCAGCCGCCGCGCACGCTCCTGCTCACGGGGGCGACGGGGTTCCTGGGCATCCACCTGCTGGCCGCGCTGGCGCCCCGCGTGGAGCGCATCCACTGCCTGGTGCGAGCGCGCGACGACGCGGAAGCCGGCGCGCGGCTTCGCGCCACCGCTCGCAAGTACGGCGTGCACCTGCCCTGGCGCGACGGGCGCATCCAGGCGGTGGCGGGCGACATCACCCGGACGCGGCTGGGGCTGGAGGCGTCGGTCCATGACGCCCTGGCGCTCCAGTGCGACGCGGTGGTGCACTCGGCCGCGAGCATCAGCTACATCCTGCCGTACGCGGACGCGGGGAGGCCCAACGTCGCCGGCACGCAGCAGGTGCTGGCCTTCTGCGCGCACGGCCGCGCGAAGCCCCTGCACCACGTGTCCTCGCTCAGCGTCCACGGCGCGGTGGGCACGCTGCTGGGCCTGGAGGAGGTGGACGAGGACTTCGCGCTGGAGCGCTCGCTGGACCTGATGTCCTACGAGAACGGCTACACGCGGGCCAAGTGGGTCGCGGAGCGGCTCGCCGTGGACGCGCGCGACAGCGGCCTGCCGGTCAGCATCTACCGGCCGGGCTTCATCCAGGGCCACAGCCGCACGGGCATTGGCAACGCGGACGACATGCTGTGCCGGCTGCTGGTGGGCAACGCGCAGCTGGGCATGTCGCCGGACCTGCCGGACAAGTACTGGCTGCCGGTGCCGGTGGACTACGTGGCCAGCGCCACCGCGCACCTGGTGCTCACCCAGTCCCCGGGCGGCACGTACAACCTGGCGCCGGAGCGCGAGCAGGAGCCGAGCCACAACGCCCTCTTCGACATGCTGGGCGCGCACGGGCACCCGGTGCGCCGCGTGGCGCCGGCGGTGTGGCTGCGCGAGCTGGGGCGGGTGGGGCCGGACAACGCCCTCTTCCCGCTGGTCGCGTTCCTGCGGGAGAAGGTCTACCACGGCACCCGCACGGTGCTGGAGCTGCACCACCGCACGCCGCGCGTGCGCACGGACCACACCCGCGCCGCGCTGGCGGGCACGGACATCCAGTGCCCGGACATCGACGCGGCCCTGCTGCGCCGCTACGTGAAGGACCTCTTCGCGCGCCACCGCTCCGCGGCCCTCGCCGCGTAGCGGGGGCCGGCCGTCAGTGGTGCGGCGGGAACTTCCCCTGTCCGTCACCGAAGCGGTAGTGGGCCACCACCGGCTGGTGGTCCGAGGACTCGGTGGAGCGGTCCACCTCGAAGAGGACCGGAATCAGCGAGCGCGTCGCGTAGAAGTTGTCGAAGCGCTTGCCCGTGGCGTGCACCACGCCGTGGCTGTCCGGGTGCGAGGTGAGCGTGGCGCAGTCCGCGATGTCCTGCAGGCGCCACCACGCGGGGCTGTGCTTGGGAATCTGGCCGGAGCTCAGCTCCTGACGGGCGTGGTGGGGCGTCGTCAGCGAGTGGTCCGCCAGCCGCACGCGCACCGTCGTGGCGTGGCACACCGTCTCCGGCAGCTCCTGCTCCAGCGTGTGCAGTTCGTGGCGCAGGCGCGGGTCCGCGATGTTGCCCACGCCGCGGTCGCCCACCGTGACGTTGTGCATGTCGTCGCCGTAGCGCTGGCGGAACTCCTCGATGGTGTCCGTGTCGTTGTCCTGCTTCGGGTGCAGCAGGTGCGCCACCAGCCAGGAGCCGCCCCGCTTGATGGCGGTGTTGGCGTTGAAGTCACCCAGCACGACGGCGGGGACGCCTTCGCGGCGGCGCAGGAGCGCGTTGAGCTGGCGCAGGTTGAGGGCGTTGATGGCCGAGTCCCCCAGCGCGTGGTGCAGGTTGTAGAGGTAGAGCGGGCGGCCCTCCACCTGGAGCTTCAGCCACAGCACGCCCCGGTCCTCCACCAGCTCTCCCGCGTAGCCCTGGCGCGCGATGGCGTCATTGCGCTCGGCGTCGGTGAGGACGTAGGTGAAGTGCGCGGCGTCCACGATGGGGTGGCGGCTGAGCCACGCCTTGCCGTTCACCAGCCGGGTGCCGTCGTCGCCGTCGCTGCCCTGGTACGCCAGGTGGAAGCCGAAGCGGGACGCGAGCAGCACCGACATGGGCACGCCCGCCTCCTGCAGGCCGATGACGTCCGGCATGCGGTCCTGGGCCTCCAGCTGGGTGAAGTACTCCAGCAGCGCCTCCTGGCGCTCGCCGCCCATGAGGATGTTGTAGCTCATCACCGTGAGGCCCGGTCCCCGGGGCGCGCGTGGCGAGGGGTGGTGCACGATGAAGGTGCGGCCGTCTCCCAACCGGCGCTCGCTCGAGGGCAGCGGCACGGCCTGGAAGTCCGGCAGGGTCAGGGTGGGATCACGCTTCGGCAAAACGTCCTCCTGCCCACTCGGCTTGCGTCCGAGCAGGTGTCCTACGGCGGGCAGGTGTTCCAGCACTTCGGGCATCTTCATGCCGCCCTCCCCTTGCTGGGGCGCCAGGCCCGCGAGGTGCCATGAGCAAAGGGGAAGCGATGTCGGGCGTCATGCCGTCGCGCTGTGGATTCCACCAAGCCTCCATCTAGAAGTCCTCCGCTCAAGTTCGTGGCGGCGGGCCTCGTCTGCCAGCGTCATGCAGGGGACGGGCGCTCGGCCGGAAGGTTGCCCTGCGTGCGCCGGGCATGAACCGGGCGTCGGACGGTGCACATCCGTCCGGCGCGGAATCGGCCCGGGCCTGGGGCGCGGGTGGTTAGATGGGTGGGCGATGAAGGAACTCGATGACCTGTTGCGGGCATGCGGTCGTGCCTCCGGTCCGGTGGTGTTGGCGACGGTGGTGGCGGTGTCCGGTTCGTCGTACCGGCGCCCGGGCGCCCGCATGTTGATGGGCGCGGATGGCTGGCTCGCGGGCGGGGTGAGCGGCGGGTGTCTGGAGGGGGACCTGGTGCGCAAGGCCTTCTTCTGGACTTCGGATGGGCCGCGCGTGCTGCGCTACGACACCACCGGCGACGCCGCGGAGGACGAGGGCGGCCTGTCGTTCGCGCTCGGGTGCAACGGCGTGGTGGACATCCTGCTGGAGCGCTGGGAGCCCGGTCCGGGTGACGCGCTCGGCTTCGCGGCCGAGGCGCGCAAGCAGTCGCTGCGCGCGGTGGTGGCCACCGTGTACCGGGGCCCCGCGGACGCGGTGGGTTCGCGGCTGATGCTGCGCGAGGATGGCGTGTCGCAGGAAAACCTCCAGGGCGCGCTGCTCGAACCGGTGCGCGCGGCGGCGACGGAGGCATTGGTGCGCGGCGTGCCCTGGAGCGGCGCGTGCGGGGACGCGGAGGTGCTGGTGGAGGTGGTGGACCCGGCGCCGCAGGTGGTGGTGTTCGGCAGCGGCTTCGATGTCGCGCCCGTGGTGTCGCGCGCGCAGGGACTGGGGTGGCACCTCACGGTGGTGGCGGACCGGCCCGTGGAGATGCTGCGCCGCAGGTTCCCGGGGGCCCAGGCGCACGTCGCGTCGCGGGCGAGCGAGGTGCTGGAGAAGGTGCCGCTGTCCGCGCGCAGCGTGGTGCTGGTGATGACGCACAGCCTGCCGCAGGACCGGGAGCTGCTGGAGCGGCTGGTGCCGCTGCCGGTGCGCTACCTGGGAGTGCTCGGGCCTCGCGCGAGGACGGAGCGCATCCTGCGGGAGCTGGCGCGCCCGCCCACCGCCGCGCAGTTGGAGAAGCTGCACGCGCCCATGGGGTTGGACCTGGGCGCGGAGGGCGCGGACGAGATTGCCCTGTCCATCATCGCGGAGGTGCAGGCGGTGCTGGCCGGGCGCGACGGAGGACGGCTGCGCGAGCGGCAGGCGCCCATCCACGCGGATGCCACCGCGCCGGAGCGCAAGTCGGCATGAGGGACCGCATCAGCGAGACGCACGCGACCGACAGACTCAGAGCACTCACGGCGCATGCGCGGAGGCGCGCATGACCGTGGCCGCAGCGGGAGGCGCTTCGCGGTTGGGACAGGCCAGGCAATGGGACAGCGGGCTGCGCGGAACGCACACGGCGCATGCGCCTGCTCGCGCGTGGTGGCGCGTATGACCGTGGCCATCGTGCTGCTCGCCGCGGGTGGTTCTTCGCGGCTGGGACAGCCCAAACAACTCTTGCGCCACGAAGGCATGTCACTGGTGCGGCGCGCGGCGGAGCGGGCCCTGGCCGCGAGCCCGGTGGTGACCGTGGTGCTCGGTGCGCGGCGTGACGACGTCGCCGCGGAGCTGGACGGGCTCGCCGTGCGGTGCGTGGACAATCCGGACTGGGTGCTGGGTCAGGGCTCGTCGCTGCACGCGGGCCTCAAGGCGCTTCCCCCGGACGTGGACGGCGCCCTGCTGATGCTCTGCGACCAACTCCGCGTGGACGTGCCCCACCTGCGCTCGCTCATCGACACCTTCGAACGCACGCGCGCGCCCATCGTCGCGTCCGCCTACGCGGGCACCCGAGGCGTCCCCGCCCTCTTCTCCCGTGCCCTCTTCCCCGAGCTGGAGGCCCTTCCTCCCACGGGCGGCGCACGCGGGCTCATCGCCCGGGACCCTTCGCGCGTCGTGGAGGTTCCGCTGCCCGGCGGCGAGGAGGACGTGGACACCGCCGAGGACGCCCTGCGCCTCACGCGCCCCGGACGCGGTGGGTGATGCCCTCCGGACCGGCCACCACCAGGTCGGTGGTCAGGTTCAGGAACAGGCCGTGCGCCATCACCCCGGCGCGGGACTCCAGCTTCGCGGCCAGCGCCGCAGGATCGCCGATGGGACCGAAGTCACAGTCCAGCACCACGTTGCCCTGATCCGTGTGGTACGGCGCCCCGTCGAGCGCGAGCCGCACCACCACACGCGCCCCCAGCGACTCCAGGAACAGCGCCTGCGAGCGCCAGCCAAAGGGCAGCACCTCCACGGGCACCGGCCACTTCGTGCCCAGCCGGGGTGACAGCTTGACCGCGTCCACCACGATGATCTCGCGGCGGCTGGCCTGCGCCACCACCTTCTCGCGCAGGAGCGCCCCACCTCCGCCCTTGATGAGCGACAGGTCCGGCGCCACCTCGTCCGCGCCGTCGATGGTGAGGTCCACCACCGGATGCACGTCCAGCGTGGTGAGCGGGACCCCCAGCGAAGCGGCCAGGGTCTCTGTCGCATGCGACGTGGGGATGCCCACCACGTCCTTCAACGTCCCGGAGGAGAGCAGCGCCCCCAGCCGCCGCACCGCGTACGCGGCCGTGCTGCCCGTGCCCAGGCCCACCACCATGCCCGGCTGGATGAAGTCCACCGCGCGCTCCGCCGCCGCGCGCTTGAGGGAAGCCGAAACACTCTCGTCGGAAGTCATCGCGGGCTCAGGGAAGGGAACGGCTTCAGTGCGGCGTCCCAGGATGCCCGGAGTCGGCCGGGGGTGCACGCCGCGCTTCACTTCGCGGCGGCGCGAGTGGACCCGCCAACAGTGCCTCGTCCGCGTTCCCCAGTCCGGAAGGCAGGGCCGCCGCCTGACGCCGCTCGCGCTTCCACGCCTTGCGACGCTCGCGCTGCACCTCCGTGAGCAACACCTGCCCCGCCGCCGCCGCCGGCACCGCGAGGATGACGCCCAAGAGCCCCGCGACGGAGCCTCCCACCAGCGCCACCAGTGAGATGAGCAGCGGATTCAT
This DNA window, taken from Corallococcus coralloides DSM 2259, encodes the following:
- a CDS encoding endonuclease/exonuclease/phosphatase family protein translates to MKMPEVLEHLPAVGHLLGRKPSGQEDVLPKRDPTLTLPDFQAVPLPSSERRLGDGRTFIVHHPSPRAPRGPGLTVMSYNILMGGERQEALLEYFTQLEAQDRMPDVIGLQEAGVPMSVLLASRFGFHLAYQGSDGDDGTRLVNGKAWLSRHPIVDAAHFTYVLTDAERNDAIARQGYAGELVEDRGVLWLKLQVEGRPLYLYNLHHALGDSAINALNLRQLNALLRRREGVPAVVLGDFNANTAIKRGGSWLVAHLLHPKQDNDTDTIEEFRQRYGDDMHNVTVGDRGVGNIADPRLRHELHTLEQELPETVCHATTVRVRLADHSLTTPHHARQELSSGQIPKHSPAWWRLQDIADCATLTSHPDSHGVVHATGKRFDNFYATRSLIPVLFEVDRSTESSDHQPVVAHYRFGDGQGKFPPHH
- a CDS encoding nucleotidyltransferase family protein → MTVAIVLLAAGGSSRLGQPKQLLRHEGMSLVRRAAERALAASPVVTVVLGARRDDVAAELDGLAVRCVDNPDWVLGQGSSLHAGLKALPPDVDGALLMLCDQLRVDVPHLRSLIDTFERTRAPIVASAYAGTRGVPALFSRALFPELEALPPTGGARGLIARDPSRVVEVPLPGGEEDVDTAEDALRLTRPGRGG
- the rpiA gene encoding ribose-5-phosphate isomerase RpiA; its protein translation is MTSDESVSASLKRAAAERAVDFIQPGMVVGLGTGSTAAYAVRRLGALLSSGTLKDVVGIPTSHATETLAASLGVPLTTLDVHPVVDLTIDGADEVAPDLSLIKGGGGALLREKVVAQASRREIIVVDAVKLSPRLGTKWPVPVEVLPFGWRSQALFLESLGARVVVRLALDGAPYHTDQGNVVLDCDFGPIGDPAALAAKLESRAGVMAHGLFLNLTTDLVVAGPEGITHRVRGA
- a CDS encoding XdhC family protein, translating into MKELDDLLRACGRASGPVVLATVVAVSGSSYRRPGARMLMGADGWLAGGVSGGCLEGDLVRKAFFWTSDGPRVLRYDTTGDAAEDEGGLSFALGCNGVVDILLERWEPGPGDALGFAAEARKQSLRAVVATVYRGPADAVGSRLMLREDGVSQENLQGALLEPVRAAATEALVRGVPWSGACGDAEVLVEVVDPAPQVVVFGSGFDVAPVVSRAQGLGWHLTVVADRPVEMLRRRFPGAQAHVASRASEVLEKVPLSARSVVLVMTHSLPQDRELLERLVPLPVRYLGVLGPRARTERILRELARPPTAAQLEKLHAPMGLDLGAEGADEIALSIIAEVQAVLAGRDGGRLRERQAPIHADATAPERKSA